The window CCCGCCTGCTTCCAGAGTGCCTTCTCCAGGTTGTGAGTTCCCGAGTTGTCCCCGCGCGAGACGAATCGGGCGCGGTTTTTTGCGATCAGCCGCATGGCCTCCACGCTGCTCCTGGTCGATCTGATCTTGGCGGGATCGGACGGCGGGCCTACGATGACGAAGTCATTGTACATGACCAGCCGGCGGTTCAGCAGCTTTCCGTCGGCGACGTACTTTTTCTCGAGACTCGGCGCGTGCGCCAGCGTCACGTCCGCCTCGCCCTTGGCGGCCAGCGCAAGCGCCTGGCCCGTGCCGACGGCGATCGGCCTGACGCTGTGGCCGGTCTTTTTTTCGAAGAGCGGGAGCAAAACGTCCAGCAGTCCCGAGTCTTGGGTGCTCGTGGTGGTCGAGAGGATGACGGACCTGCTTGCGGCTTCGCCTGCCAGCGTGTGACAGGGGACTTCCGAAGCCAGGAACAGTCCCATGAGAAAGATCCGGAACGAGATCTTTGAGCGCATGGGCGGCGACTTCGTCAGCTCGATGCGATAATCCTTCCGGATTCCGAAGTGTCGTATCCTCCCAGCGACTCCACCCGGTTGCGGAATTCCCGCGATCCCACGATCTCCAGCAGGGTCTCGATTCCCGCCGAGAAGAAGCGCTCCTTCGGGATCAGAATGTCGAAGCGTTCCTGAGCGAGAGGAATGAAATCGAGGCCGAGCAGACGCGCGGCCGACGTCGTCGCCACGCCCACGTCGGCTTCCTGTCTCAGGATCTTCAATCCCACTTCCAGATGGGTGGCGACGGATTCGTCGTATCCGTCGATCGTCCTGGGATCGATTCCCAGCTTGGAGCATTCCTGGTCGATGTAGTGGCGCGTGCCGGAGCCGGGCTGGCGGTTGATCATGCGGACGCCGGTTCGCGCGAGAT is drawn from Candidatus Zixiibacteriota bacterium and contains these coding sequences:
- a CDS encoding substrate-binding domain-containing protein, which translates into the protein MRSKISFRIFLMGLFLASEVPCHTLAGEAASRSVILSTTTSTQDSGLLDVLLPLFEKKTGHSVRPIAVGTGQALALAAKGEADVTLAHAPSLEKKYVADGKLLNRRLVMYNDFVIVGPPSDPAKIRSTRSSVEAMRLIAKNRARFVSRGDNSGTHNLEKALWKQAGVEPEGGWHIESGQGMGASLRVANDRNAYTIADRATYLAFRKRIALAVLLEGDKPLLNIYSVMEVNPAGGPGVNAAGGKAFADFIVSSAAQAVIKTFGVEKFGRPLFVPIAGKREEEIGG